Genomic DNA from Candidatus Sulfurimonas marisnigri:
TGTAACTGATGCTAACCTAAACTATGTTGGTTCAATTACAATAGATGAGGAGCTTTTAGAGGCTGCAAAGATGAGAATTGGGCAAAAAGTAGAAATTTTAAATGTCAACAATGGTGAAAGATTTTCAACATATATAATCTTGGGTGAACGCGGCAAAAGAGACATCTGTTTAAACGGAGCTGCTGCAAGAAAAGTTCACAAGGGAGATAAGGTCATTATAGTTGCATATGCAACTTATGACGAGAAAGATTTAGAAACTTATAAACCTAAAGTTGTTATCTTAGATGATAATAACGACATTGATTACGTAGCAGACAGTATTTAATGTTCGGAAACCTTAGCGATATGGGCAAAATGCTTGAGGGAATGCAGGAAAATGCAGATAAGCTTCAAGCTGAGCTGGAGTCTAAAACTTTTAATGTTAAAAGTGGCGGAGGAATAGTTGATATTACCATCAACGGTAAAGGTGAGGTTATTGATATTAATATTGATGATTCATTATTATCAGACAAGGGCTCACTTCAGATTTTGCTTATTGGTGCTATAAATGATGCTAATAAAATGGTAGAACAAAACAAACAAAGTAGTGCAATGGGCATGTTAGGTAGTATTGGTGGCTTAAACCCATTTGGAAATAAGTAGTTGTTTAGGCTTTTTATAGCTCTAAACCTTCTTTTTTTAAATCTATTTGCATGTGATGGTGGCTTTGACTTTTGTAAGCTTAAAGTCAATGACACAAATGCAATAAAAAATCAACAACTTCAAATTCCAGTAGAAAAAAATAAACTATTAATATTTTCAAAAAAAATTCCAAATGCTAAAATCATTAAACATGACCCTTTTTTATCACTATATCTTATAGAAGATAAGAATAAATTCAAATACCCATTTAGGATAAATAATAATCTTACATTAGGAACTGCTGCTGTAAACAGAAAAATGGTGACCGAGGGTAAAATTTTGAAACATCAGATTGGATTAAATAGTTTTGCGACATACAGTGAGCCGCTATCTATACCAAGTATTCTTGTTAACAGCTGTTGCACCTTAGAGGGCTTGGTTACTCCAGATGGGATAATTGAAAAAGAGTTTATAGAGCGATTCTTAAAGATAAAAGAAGTCTCTTATTCAGATATTGGAATAAGAGTCCATAATGTAAAAAAAGCTGTTATTGTGGATTCTAGTAACCCATTTATGAAAAATAACCAATTTAAAAAAGATGACCGTATATTAGAGTTTGATGGTAAAAATGTAATAGACAGTGCAACTTTAATGAGAAATATTTTATTTAGCGATATCGGTTCTACTCACAAACTAAAAATTAAACGTGGTAAAAAGATACTTACTGTAAATGTAAAAAGTCAAAAAAGATATGGTGGTGGTTATCTTAGTGATACATTTTTAGAGTTTTTAGGAATATCATTTGATAAGAATTTATGCACTGTAAAAATAGAAAAAAAAGCCCAACATTATAAGCTTAAAATAGGTGATCAACTTCTTCAAGTCAATACGACAAAAATCAGAAATGAACAAGATATATTAGAGATAGTAGCCAATACCCAAAAGTCAGTAAAACTTCTTTTTCAAAGGGAAGAATTTCAGTTTTTTGTGACTGTAAATTAGGTAGAATTCCATATGCAAAACTTTGAGAATTTTTTATTAAACCACTTACCTGTATCAAAAAGTATTCATCCAGCGTATCAAGATGCTTTGCAAAAGATGCTTTGTGCTGGTGGGAAGAGATTTCGTCCTGCCCTTTTACTTGGTGTTGTAAACTCTTACAATTCCTTAATGCTTGATGGCGCTCGTCATGCTGCTTATGCAATAGAGCTTTTACATACCTACTCTCTTATACATGATGATTTGCCGGCAATGGATAATTCACCTCTTCGTAGGGGGAAACCAACTCTACATGTAGAGTTTGATGAAGTTACTGCAATACTTGTTGGAGATGCTCTAAACACTTACTCTTTTGAAGTTTTAAGCAATGCTCCTTTTTCAGACTATACGAGAGTTCAGCTTATTAGAGAGTTGGCAAGTAACGGTGGACTCAACGGGATGGTTTTAGGTCAGGCTATAGACTGCTACTTTGAAAATAAGCCCTTGAGTATAGAAGATGTAAAGATTCTTCATACAAATAAAACGGCTAAACTCATCGCTGCTTCACTTAAAATGGGTGCAATAATTGTTGGTAAAGAGGAACTTGCTGAGCAGCTATACGCTTTTGGAATCAAACTTGGTTTGCTTTTTCAAATCCAAGATGATATTTTAGATGTTACTCAGAGTACAGAAGAAGCTGGAAAGCTTACAAATAATGATGAAGCTAAGAACAGTTTTGTAACACTTCTAGGGCTAGATGAAGCATTAAAGCAAGCAAATGATTTAGCAGCTGAGCTAACAATAGAGTTAAATGGCTTTGATGAAAGTTTAAAAAATGAACTATCACCACTTCTTACAAAATATATAAATAGACATAAAAACTAAAGGAAACTAGATGAGTAATGTAATGCGTCAAAAAATGGCAGATTCGATAAGATTTTTAGCTGCAGATATGGTTCAGGCGGCAAATTCAGGACATCCTGGTGCACCTATGGGCTTGGCTGATATAGCAGTTGTTCTTAGTGAGCACTTAAACCATAATCCTAAAAATCCTAATTGGATAAACCGCGATAGATTAGTTTTTTCAGGTGGACATGCAACAGGTCTTATTTACTCACTTTATTACCTTTGGGGATATGGCTTAGGGATAGATGATTTAAAAAACTTTCGTCAGTTAGATTCTAAAACACCAGGTCATCCAGAGTTTGGTCATACTGCTGGTATTGAGATTACAACTGGACCACTTGGTCAAGGTATTGCAAATGCTGTTGGTTTTTCAATGGCTTCTAAATTTGTAGGTGCTCAAGTTAACTCTGAAACAGCGGAGTTAATTGACCATAATATTTATTGTTTATGTGGTGATGGAGATTTAGAAGAAGGTATTAGTTACGAAGCTTGTTCAATTGCTGGACATAATAAACTTGATAATTTAATCCTTATATACGATTCAAACCGTATTACAATTGAAGGCTCAACTGATTTAAGTATCTCTGAAAATATCCGCATGAGATTTGAGTCTCAAGATTGGGATGTTCTAGAGTGTGATGGTCATAATTTTGATGAGATTAATTCATCAATAACTACAGCAAAATCAAACAAAAAACCAACTATTATTATTGCAAATACTATCATCGCAAAAGGTGCCGGTAAACTTGAAGGTTCTCATCACTCTCATGGTGCTCCTCTTGGTGAGGATGTAATTGCAGAGGCAAAAAAAGCTGCTGGATTTGACCCAGAGAAAAAATTCTTTGTTGATGAAGATGTAATGACTCGCTTTAGATGTGCAATAGAAGATGGTGATCTGCTCGAGCGTGAGTGGATTCATAGACAAAAAACTCTTCCACTTATGGAACAAAATGAGGCACTTGCTGCTTTACAAAATCCTGACTTTTCAAGAATTCAGTGGCCAGATTTTGATAAAGCTGATGCTACAAGAAATACGAATGGTAAAATTATGAACGCTATCGCAAAAGCGGTTCCGAGCTTTTTGGGTGGTAGTGCAGATTTGAGTCCATCAAACAAAACAAACCTAAATGATATGGGCGTTTTTCCAAAGGGAAGAAATATCTACTTTGGTATTCGTGAACATGCAATGGCTTCAATTGTTAATGCAATGGCTCTTTACGGTCCACTTATGCCTTTTTCAGCAACTTTTTTTGTATTTTCAGATTATTTAAAACCAGCTGCTAGAATTGCAGCACTTACAGGAATCCAACAGTTCTTTATTTGGACTCATGATTCTATTGGTGTTGGTGAAGATGGACCGACTCATCAGCCAATTGAGCACTTAAGTCAGTTCCGTGCACTTCCAAACTTCTATGTTTGGAGACCGGCCGATGGAGCAGAGAATATTGAAGCTTGGAAAACAGCATTAGAGATGACTAAATCTCCATCTGCATTCGTTTGTTCACGTCAAAATCTTGCTCTTCTTCCAGAAGCTGTAAGTGGTAGTGCATCTAAGGGCGGTTACCTTTTAGCAAGTGATGAAAATGCTGTTATGACTTTAATGGCATCTGGATCTGAAGTGGAACTTGCTCTTAAGGTAAAAGAGGCTCTTAATAAGAAAGATGTGCCAGTAAATGTTGTATCTGTTCCTTGTTATGACATTCTTATCGAGCAAGATAAATCATATATTGATTCAATAATTAAGCCAGATACTAAAAAAATAGCTATTGAAGCTGCCAGAGGTTTAGAATGGTATAAATTTGCTGATGAAATAATAGCAATGGATAGCTTCGGTGCTTCAGCTCCAGCTGGACAGCTGTTTGAGAAGTTTGGTTTTTCTGTAGATAGCATCTTAGAAAAAATCAAATAATTTACTATCTACATGTAGGCTTATTCTACATGTAGGTCTATAGCTTAGTTTATGAAAAAACTTTTAGTTTTGACTGAGATTTTTCTTGCTGAGCTTTTTCTCTTAGGTGACGAATGTATACATCTAAGTTTTCATCAAGCATCAAAGCGTAGTCCTTTAAAAGCTCCTCTTTTAACTCTTCTTTTTCTTTAGCTAAATCTCTGTTAGATAGTGATAGCTCAAATGCACTATATCTAGCTGCTGCAAATCTAAAAGCTGAACCAACTGTACCTGACTTGTCTTCTTGTGCAAGTATATTTGCAAGATCTATAAACTTATCTGCAGTTTTGTAGAGTGTATCCATATCTATATTTTTACTCATAATAATCCCTTTTAATTGTGTTTGATAATTTTACAATATTGTTTGTTTACTTCTGTCATTAAAGGTTATTAATCGTAGGCAGGCTTTGTAGTGATTCTACTATCAACATATCCGCGACCAACAGTAAAATGGTATAAGATTTGAAAACGGTTATCTTTAAGTCCTACTAAATCGTGCATTACATCATCTAAAAAGCATCCTATCCCTGTTCCTGAGAGCCCAAGAGAGGTTGCTTCTAAATAGAGCTGTTGTCCAATAGCCCCACACTCCCAATAGAGTTCTTTGTATCTATGTGCTCCATGATTATTAAGTTGGTCTGAAAAATTACATAGCATTCCAAGAGAGAACGCTCCATCAGCCGCTATATCTTGATTGCAGCTTATTGCCTTTGAAGTTGTCGTAAAATCTCCACTTTGTAACATGTATAAGTTTTTTAGTTCTGTCTCCACCCACTTAAACTTTTCATCCATCTGTTTAACTAAGCTTTCTTTATCTCTCTCATCTCTGACTAAGATGTACAGACCAGACTCATAATTTTCTACTCGGTTTACAAACAGAGCTAAATGAGCTGAGTTTTCTTTGCCATCTTGAGATAAAACTACACTTTGCAGGATTGTGTGAAACTGCTCTTTTGTAATTTTAGATATATCTTTTTGCATTACATGTACGCTTCGTCTATTTAGTACTACATCTTTTGACTCTTTTGTTGGAGTTTTTTTAAAATTCTCTACATGTAGTTTATGTTGAGCTATTTCACTAGATGACGTTGCATCTTCAATTGCAGGAATGATATCCCACTTTTGCATAGTTGGACTTAGTTTATTCGCAATTCCCTCAAATGCTAAAGGAACAGATTCCACAAGAGTATCTATAGACAAGGATGGTTCTATTTCTGTACTTGATACAACAAATAACATATCAGGATTTTCAGATTCAAAAAATCTATCTTTTTGTTGTAATCCCAGAAGTGTTGACATATCACTATCACTTACGCTGTCAAGCCTTGTTATTTTCCAACCAAGCATTTTTGCAGAAACTACAAATGCTTGCCATGCATGTCCGGCATCTAACTGAGTGTAGCGAAAAGCACGTTCGCCATATTTCCACACTTCACGCCAAGATATGCTTGAGAGACCTATAATAAAGCTATTTTCTGGTAGTTTTTCCCAAAAATTTGTTTCAACTTCTGCAAGAATTTCTAAAGTGTGATTTTTAGGAGCATAGTGGTAAATTGTACTATTTTCGTTTTGCTCTTTTAAAACTGGTGGTAATATAACATAGGACTCTGTTGGGTGTAAATTTCCACTTGAGGCGTTGCATCTGACTGCCCAAGAACTTCCACCAGATTCTTTGTATGCGGCAATTCCCATAGAGAACTGTAAAAGTTGAGATAGTGACTCTTTAACAAGAGGGGCAGATGGCAACTCTTCATCAAGAAGATGATATGGCGGGGTAGTATGATTAAGTGCCAATGGGAGCTTTATTATTTGCGCTCCTTTGTAAATTCTAAACGGGTCTGGCTGAGTGCTCCAGTCCATATAGCCAAGTGAACGGGCATAACGGTGTTGTGCATGTTTTGTAGTTTCGTGGTATTCGTAAACTATCTGTAGTGATTTATTCATGCACGCAGTTTAAAGAAATTTATCTTAAGTTAAGCTCTAAAAAAAAGTTTGTTTTTTTATTGTAGCTATTTTTAATATCTCACATGT
This window encodes:
- a CDS encoding nitroreductase family protein, with the protein product MNKSLQIVYEYHETTKHAQHRYARSLGYMDWSTQPDPFRIYKGAQIIKLPLALNHTTPPYHLLDEELPSAPLVKESLSQLLQFSMGIAAYKESGGSSWAVRCNASSGNLHPTESYVILPPVLKEQNENSTIYHYAPKNHTLEILAEVETNFWEKLPENSFIIGLSSISWREVWKYGERAFRYTQLDAGHAWQAFVVSAKMLGWKITRLDSVSDSDMSTLLGLQQKDRFFESENPDMLFVVSSTEIEPSLSIDTLVESVPLAFEGIANKLSPTMQKWDIIPAIEDATSSSEIAQHKLHVENFKKTPTKESKDVVLNRRSVHVMQKDISKITKEQFHTILQSVVLSQDGKENSAHLALFVNRVENYESGLYILVRDERDKESLVKQMDEKFKWVETELKNLYMLQSGDFTTTSKAISCNQDIAADGAFSLGMLCNFSDQLNNHGAHRYKELYWECGAIGQQLYLEATSLGLSGTGIGCFLDDVMHDLVGLKDNRFQILYHFTVGRGYVDSRITTKPAYD
- a CDS encoding DUF3144 domain-containing protein is translated as MSKNIDMDTLYKTADKFIDLANILAQEDKSGTVGSAFRFAAARYSAFELSLSNRDLAKEKEELKEELLKDYALMLDENLDVYIRHLREKAQQEKSQSKLKVFS
- a CDS encoding YbaB/EbfC family nucleoid-associated protein; protein product: MFGNLSDMGKMLEGMQENADKLQAELESKTFNVKSGGGIVDITINGKGEVIDINIDDSLLSDKGSLQILLIGAINDANKMVEQNKQSSAMGMLGSIGGLNPFGNK
- a CDS encoding polyprenyl synthetase family protein; protein product: MQNFENFLLNHLPVSKSIHPAYQDALQKMLCAGGKRFRPALLLGVVNSYNSLMLDGARHAAYAIELLHTYSLIHDDLPAMDNSPLRRGKPTLHVEFDEVTAILVGDALNTYSFEVLSNAPFSDYTRVQLIRELASNGGLNGMVLGQAIDCYFENKPLSIEDVKILHTNKTAKLIAASLKMGAIIVGKEELAEQLYAFGIKLGLLFQIQDDILDVTQSTEEAGKLTNNDEAKNSFVTLLGLDEALKQANDLAAELTIELNGFDESLKNELSPLLTKYINRHKN
- the tkt gene encoding transketolase, which codes for MSNVMRQKMADSIRFLAADMVQAANSGHPGAPMGLADIAVVLSEHLNHNPKNPNWINRDRLVFSGGHATGLIYSLYYLWGYGLGIDDLKNFRQLDSKTPGHPEFGHTAGIEITTGPLGQGIANAVGFSMASKFVGAQVNSETAELIDHNIYCLCGDGDLEEGISYEACSIAGHNKLDNLILIYDSNRITIEGSTDLSISENIRMRFESQDWDVLECDGHNFDEINSSITTAKSNKKPTIIIANTIIAKGAGKLEGSHHSHGAPLGEDVIAEAKKAAGFDPEKKFFVDEDVMTRFRCAIEDGDLLEREWIHRQKTLPLMEQNEALAALQNPDFSRIQWPDFDKADATRNTNGKIMNAIAKAVPSFLGGSADLSPSNKTNLNDMGVFPKGRNIYFGIREHAMASIVNAMALYGPLMPFSATFFVFSDYLKPAARIAALTGIQQFFIWTHDSIGVGEDGPTHQPIEHLSQFRALPNFYVWRPADGAENIEAWKTALEMTKSPSAFVCSRQNLALLPEAVSGSASKGGYLLASDENAVMTLMASGSEVELALKVKEALNKKDVPVNVVSVPCYDILIEQDKSYIDSIIKPDTKKIAIEAARGLEWYKFADEIIAMDSFGASAPAGQLFEKFGFSVDSILEKIK
- a CDS encoding PDZ domain-containing protein; translated protein: MFRLFIALNLLFLNLFACDGGFDFCKLKVNDTNAIKNQQLQIPVEKNKLLIFSKKIPNAKIIKHDPFLSLYLIEDKNKFKYPFRINNNLTLGTAAVNRKMVTEGKILKHQIGLNSFATYSEPLSIPSILVNSCCTLEGLVTPDGIIEKEFIERFLKIKEVSYSDIGIRVHNVKKAVIVDSSNPFMKNNQFKKDDRILEFDGKNVIDSATLMRNILFSDIGSTHKLKIKRGKKILTVNVKSQKRYGGGYLSDTFLEFLGISFDKNLCTVKIEKKAQHYKLKIGDQLLQVNTTKIRNEQDILEIVANTQKSVKLLFQREEFQFFVTVN
- the panD gene encoding aspartate 1-decarboxylase, coding for MLIDMLYSKIHRATVTDANLNYVGSITIDEELLEAAKMRIGQKVEILNVNNGERFSTYIILGERGKRDICLNGAAARKVHKGDKVIIVAYATYDEKDLETYKPKVVILDDNNDIDYVADSI